From the Palaemon carinicauda isolate YSFRI2023 chromosome 42, ASM3689809v2, whole genome shotgun sequence genome, one window contains:
- the LOC137632973 gene encoding helix-loop-helix protein delilah-like, with the protein MADLKDAMKSPATDLCDQNGEKYALRPRSTIKRQKPEQYQPDFIPKRTRRLKPKSTPLSKYRRKTANARERHRMKVINTAFESLRKALPDGMELCASSSTMTKITTLRLAVSYIRSLSNMLESDASGMEAGKKSLDQFQGGQQDRGPVSVNSSPTYTLPQTVAQLTNKNILRCPRPSAIQYSHPSSYYFSSGQSHMSNASSTSVRGSLSSTSDLEELLSDDSEFLEDSFDVFHDIQNMASNDPFEVLLEAEKSCQGFANS; encoded by the coding sequence ATGGCTGATCTAAAAGACGCAATGAAGAGCCCAGCGACCGATCTTTGCGACCAGAATGGCGAGAAATACGCGTTGCGACCAAGATCGACCATCAAGCGCCAGAAACCAGAGCAGTACCAGCCTGACTTCATCCCCAAGAGAACCAGACGATTGAAGCCGAAGTCGACGCCGCTCTCGAAGTATAGGAGAAAGACCGCCAACGCCAGAGAGAGGCACAGGATGAAAGTCATCAACACTGCGTTCGAATCCCTGAGAAAAGCTCTTCCAGATGGCATGGAACTCTGCGCCTCTTCCTCGACCATGACGAAGATCACGACGCTCCGCCTCGCCGTCAGCTACATCAGGAGTCTCTCGAACATGTTGGAGAGCGACGCCAGCGGGATGGAAGCCGGGAAGAAATCGCTTGACCAGTTCCAAGGGGGACAACAGGATAGAGGTCCTGTTTCAGTCAACTCGTCTCCGACTTACACCCTCCCACAAACTGTCGCTCAACTGACGAACAAGAACATCCTTCGGTGTCCTAGACCATCAGCAATCCAGTACAGTCATCCTTCAAGTTATTACTTCAGCTCTGGCCAGTCTCACATGTCAAACGCGTCCTCGACCTCGGTTCGAGGGTCACTCAGCAGCACGAGTGACCTCGAGGAACTGCTCTCAGATGATTCGGAGTTTCTGGAAGATAGCTTCGATGTGTTTCATGATATCCAGAACATGGCCTCGAATGACCCGTTTGAGGTACTTCTCGAGGCCGAAAAGAGTTGCCAAGGATTCGCAAATTCTTGA